The DNA sequence CGCGCCCGCCGGAGATCCTTGTGGGGCAGGTCCAGCAACTGCTGGTCGTTCGTGTACGAATGCACCGTCGTCATCCATCCCTTCCTGATACCAAAGCTTTCGTGCAGCACCTTGGCTACTGGTGCGAGGCAGTTGGTTGTGCAGGAGGCGTTCGAGATCACGTGATGCTTCGCCGGGTCGTACTGGTCGTCATTGACGCCCATGACAACCGTGAGATCGGGGCCCTTGGCCGGCGCGGTGATGATGACCTTCTTGGCACCCGCCGAGAGATGCTTTGCAGCGTCGTCGCGCTTGGTGAACAGTCCTGTGGACTCGAAGACGAGATCTACGCCGAGATCCTTCCATGGGAGAGCGGCGGGGTCGCGCTGCGACAGCACTTGGAACTGGTCGTCGCCGACGATGAGCTTGTCGCCGTCGGCGCGGATATCTGCCTCGAGATTGCCGAGGATCGAGTCGTATTTCAGCAGGTGCGCAAGGGTCGCGGCATTCGTAATGTCGTTGACCGCCACGAAATCCACATCGTCGAACCCCATCGACGCTCGAAAGATATTCCGTCCAATGCGACCGAAGCCGTTGATGCCGACCTTGATGGCCATGAATGCGTCCTCCCGGACCGAATTAAGAACCAGCTCCACCCGAGGCAAACCCCCTTCGCAAGGCGAGGCCGGGCGGGTTGCGCGATGGCGGACTTGTCCCGCCGAGGCTCACGACGTGAGCAAGGGCGGATGAGGAGGGGCGACGGACGCGCCCAGAACCTCGTATTCTAATACAGTCGCATGTGAGGGCTACGGATTGTGCGCTCCGAGGCGACGAGATCGCCGGGAGCATGCCGCCAATGTACTTGTTCTACAGTGTCCTGAGCTTCGTGGCCTTGCTCCTCGCGTCACCCTACTTTGCCTATCGTGCGCTCCGGGATGGAAAGTACATTCGGGGATTCTCGCAACGGCTCGGCTCCCTGCCGTCGTCGCTCAACGTCGAGCGCGAGCCCTCGATTTGGATCCATGCCGTGTCGGTGGGCGAGGCGCTCACGGCGCGGGTGCTCGTCGACGGTCTCCGCAAGCGTTACCCGAGCCACAAGCTATTCCTCTCGACGACGACCCGCACCGGACAGGAAGTGGCGCAAACGCGTGTGGCGTCGATCGACGGTGTCTTCTACCTTCCCTTCGACTGGGCGTGGCCGATCCGCCGTGCTCTGGATACGGTTCGGCCGGAGCTCTTCGTCATGATGGAGACAGAGCTCTGGCCCAATCTCCTCCGTGCGTGTCGCGCCCGCGGGGTTCGAACGGTCCTGGTCAACGGCCGGCTATCGGTGCGCTCGCACAGG is a window from the Luteitalea sp. genome containing:
- the gap gene encoding type I glyceraldehyde-3-phosphate dehydrogenase → MAIKVGINGFGRIGRNIFRASMGFDDVDFVAVNDITNAATLAHLLKYDSILGNLEADIRADGDKLIVGDDQFQVLSQRDPAALPWKDLGVDLVFESTGLFTKRDDAAKHLSAGAKKVIITAPAKGPDLTVVMGVNDDQYDPAKHHVISNASCTTNCLAPVAKVLHESFGIRKGWMTTVHSYTNDQQLLDLPHKDLRRARAAALSIIPTTTGAATAVGAVLPALKGKLDGFSMRVPTPNVSVVDLSAVLDKKTSREEVNGALKAAADGPLRGLLAYTEEPLVSIDFRGNSNSSIVDGSYTAVMDDDFAKVVSWYDNEWGYSMRCVDLLRYIATKGL